From Brassica oleracea var. oleracea cultivar TO1000 chromosome C3, BOL, whole genome shotgun sequence, a single genomic window includes:
- the LOC106332691 gene encoding uncharacterized protein LOC106332691, whose product MASLLLPSSQLLLRSRNQQNGQPLLLPRSSPKTPFFVSSSPSLRQNSTSASASKNPSEAFTAATTTENKKQPEKKHLSEEEEAEEEVEEDMLWIQGKALNLVEFTGTVAQAIPGPRVGDTKLPWMLAVPLTYAVTTLVTAVVTTVNKLSSPKAQRKKLMNQNAMICKSIDELLQREGTVSSFELKALEEKTEFNMEEILRKYIRYALNEKPFNPDLVANLIHLRRASGLNESQIPEVLNEISRSIVKEKGPVVMNKQGFTEKGFKRKLAVQTLFGKIYYLSELPDFCLKDNSLVVKEIFGVTDEDAEKLRIHALAEAGDLDSLEKMVEFEKAADSSSSSDREDSNEEDDSITSP is encoded by the exons ATGGCGTCTCTTCTCCTACCTTCATCTCAACTTCTCCTCCGTAGTCGAAACCAACAAAATGGCCAGCCATTGCTTCTCCCTCGTTCCTCCCCCAAAACACCATTCTTCGTCTCCTCCTCACCGTCTCTCCGTCAAAACTCTACTTCCGCCTCAGCTTCCAAGAACCCATCGGAAGCTTTCACGGCTGCGACGACGACGGAGAACAAAAAACAGCCGGAGAAGAAGCATTTGAGCGAGGAGGAAGAAGCAGAAGAGGAGGTAGAGGAGGATATGCTGTGGATTCAAGGAAAAGCGTTAAACTTAGTCGAGTTCACCGGAACGGTGGCTCAGGCGATTCCAGGCCCCCGAGTTGGAGATACCAAGCTGCCGTGGATGCTCGCTGTTCCGTTAACTTACGCCGTCACCACTTTAGTCACTGCCGTCGTCACAACCGTCAATAAACTCTCTTCTCCTAAAGCACAACGCAAGAAACTG ATGAATCAGAATGCAATGATTTGTAAATCTATCGACGAGCTGTTACAGAGAGAAGGCACTGTGAGTAGCTTTGAGCTCAAGGCACTCGAAGAAAAG ACAGAGTTTAACATGGAGGAGATCTTACGGAAGTACATTCGCTACGCTTTGAATGAGAAACCATTTAATCCGGACCTTGTTGCGAATCTTATTCATCTCAGAAGAGCTTCTGGTTTGAATGAGTCTCAGATTCCTGAGGTTTTGAATGAGATCTCACGTAGTATTGTTAAAGAAAAAG GTCCGGTTGTGATGAATAAGCAAGGGTTTACAGAGAAAGGGTTCAAGAGAAAACTAGCCGTGCAGACGCTTTTTGGAAAAATTTACTATCTTTCCGAG CTTCCTGACTTCTGCTTAAAAGACAACTCCTTGGTTGTCAAGGAAATATTCGGAGTTACAGA TGAAGATGCAGAGAAGCTGAGGATACATGCTCTTGCTGAAGCTGGAGACTTGGACTCACTTGAGAAAATGGTGGAGTTTGAGAAAGCGGCTGATTCTTCTTCTTCTTCGGATAGGGAAGATTCAAATGAAGAAGATGACTCCATTACTTCTCCTTAG
- the LOC106335638 gene encoding WD repeat-containing protein 26: MGVVEDTEPPFKRAKLLADEPNGNSPSVRATSSVNNSLGDLMARPLTSSSQGDDETIGSKGVIKKSEFVRIITRALYSLGYGKTGAMLEEESGIPMHQSVVKAFLQQVKEGKWDESVATLHRIGLVDEKAVKAASFLLLEQKFFELLKFEKVADALGTLRNEIVPLRVNTKRVHELASALISPSKFMSLSSSGKGKESVSSRSKVLEELHNLLPASVMVPEKRLECLVENSLRIQRDSCVYHNTLDSDLSLFSDHQCGKHQIPSRTVQILESHTDEVWFLQFSHNGKYLASSSKDQAAIIWEIKADGQFSLKHKLVGHQKPVTAILWSPDDRQVLTCGAEEVIRRWNVDSGDCIHTYEKGGIGPISCGWYSDGQGIIAGMTDRSICMWDLDGRELECWKGQRTQKVSDIAMTDDGKWVVSVCKGSVISLFDREATVERLIEEEDMITSFSLSNDNKYLLVNLLNQEIRLWNIEGDPKIVMRYKGHKRSRFLIRSCFGGYQQAFIASGSEDSLVYIWHRSTGKLIIELPGHAGAVNCVSWSPTNLHMLASASDDGTIRIWGLDRINQQNQKKQVQASSSNGVLHRCNGN; encoded by the exons ATGGGAGTTGTGGAGGATACTGAACCTCCTTTTAAACGTGCCAAACTCCTCGCTGACGAACCCAACGGCAACTCTCCTTCCGTTAGAGCCACTAGTAGTGTGAACAACTCTTTGGGAGACCTGATGGCGAGGCCTCTCACCTCCTCCTCCCAAGGGGATGATGAAACCATCGGCTCCAAAGGCGTCATTAAAAAATCCGAATTCGTCAGGATCATCACCAGAGCTCTTTATTCGCTTGGGTACGGTAAAACCGGGGCTATGCTGGAGGAAGAATCCGGAATCCCTATGCATCAGTCCGTCGTCAAGGCGTTTCTGCAGCAGGTTAAGGAAGGGAAATGGGATGAGAGTGTTGCGACGTTGCACAGAATCGGGTTGGTAGATGAAAAGGCGGTTAAAGCTGCGTCGTTTTTGCTGCTAGAGCAGAAGTTCTTTGAGCTTCTGAAGTTTGAGAAGGTAGCTGATGCGTTAGGGACGTTAAGGAACGAGATTGTGCCTCTTCGTGTTAATACAAAGCGTGTTCATGAGCTCGCTTCTGCACTTATATCACCTTCAAAGTTTATGTCACTTAGCTCATCGGGTAAAGGTAAAGAGAGTGTGAGTTCAAGGTCTAAGGTTTTGGAGGAGCTGCACAACTTGCTTCCTGCTTCTGTTATGGTCCCGGAAAAGAGGTTGGAGTGTTTAGTTGAGAATTCTCTTCGTATTCAGCGGGATTCTTGTGTTTACCATAATACTTTGGATAGTGATTTGTCTCTGTTTTCTGATCATCAATGCGGGAAGCACCAGATTCCTTCTCGGACTGTTCAG ATCTTGGAGTCGCACACTGATGAAGTTTGGTTCTTGCAATTCTCGCATAATGGCAAATATCTAGCTTCATCGTCCAAGGACCAGGCCGCAATTATATGGGAG ATCAAAGCCGATGGGCAGTTTTCATTGAAGCATAAACTTGTGGGCCACCAGAAGCCCGTGACTGCGATCTTATGGAGTCCTGATGATCGTCAAGTTCTGACATGTGGAGCAGAAGAGGTTATCAGACGCTGGAATGTTGATTCAGGAGACTGTATTCACACGTACGAAAAAGGCGGCATCGGTCCCATTTCTTGCGGATGGTATTCTGATGGGCAGGGAATCATTGCCGGGATGACAGACCGAAGCATCTGCATGTGGGACTTAGACGGTAGAGAGTTGGAATGCTGGAAAGGCCAGAGGACGCAAAAAGTATCAGATATAGCAATGACGGATGATGGCAAGTGGGTCGTTAGTGTATGCAAAGGTTCAGTGATATCCCTGTTTGATAGGGAAGCGACAGTTGAGAGATTGATCGAAGAGGAAGACATGATTACATCCTTCTCGCTTTCGAATGATAACAAATATCTTCTGGTAAATCTCCTTAACCAGGAGATCCGTCTCTGGAATATCGAAGGTGACCCCAAGATTGTGATGAGATACAAAGGCCACAAGCGTTCACGGTTCCTCATCAGGTCATGCTTTGGTGGCTATCAACAAGCTTTCATCGCTAGTGGAAGCGAGGATTCTCTG GTATACATATGGCACAGATCAACAGGGAAGTTAATCATTGAGCTACCAGGACATGCAGGAGCGGTAAACTGCGTGAGCTGGAGCCCAACAAACCTTCACATGTTGGCTTCAGCAAGCGATGACGGCACCATAAGGATATGGGGACTTGACAGGATAAACCAACAGAACCAGAAGAAGCAAGTGCAAGCAAGTAGTAGCAATGGTGTGCTTCACCGATGCAATGGGAACTGA